In Brachypodium distachyon strain Bd21 chromosome 2, Brachypodium_distachyon_v3.0, whole genome shotgun sequence, one genomic interval encodes:
- the LOC100821711 gene encoding protein NETWORKED 4B produces MKRMQRMPTKKSHSWWWDSHISPKNNKWLADNLEEMDKQVKEMLKLIEDEGDSFAKKAEMYYQRRPLLVTHVENFYRMYRSLAERYDNVTVELRKNIPSSLQSQGSGISESDSEAQSTSPSPEKKKTPKQKSKIRAAGFDVFLGSGGSSDISKKGSDGSSSSSSESDSEVDEVGEENGNGVSYALNERIIELEDELQEAREKLEALEEKNVRCQCEKLEEKLLASQSEINSLQKDLEEKVSCLENLKEVTSGKEDLEAAALENKNTIKVLEGEMASAAEHYEHQLSYRDLEIEKCKQELEQVSQKYSHDKSTLETEIKKLQEAVKNLEGDLVKMSQEKLQLEAQVMELEQTSHSLNDSSAEITKLQKLIKDLQARLENDSNEKRVLEERAIKFEQIHRELEHSRAETVELQNTIKNLKGDLEGAFQEKSKLEGCVKDLEQAIAHNLEKFSLEKSPLSAEILQLSEANASLEGKLTSTEEQLKQLHAEKGEASLESEKLISELSQDIDNLKTKLELLSSEKAAVDNKVSSLLTDLTTRDEKINEMGSHLHQLHLEHVKLIAEADTARQSVSDLRAQVHELEEEVEKQKLMIFDSAEGKREAIRQLCFSLDHYRHGYQQLRQVLQGHKRPMVMAT; encoded by the exons ATGAAGCGCATGCAGAGAATGCCAACGAAGAAGTCCCATTCATGGTGGTGGGACAGCCATATTAGTCCCAAAAACAACAAATGGTTAGCTGATAATCTAGAAG AGATGGATAAGCAAGTTAAAGAGATGCTTAAGCTCATCGAGGATGAAGGAGATTCTTTTGCAAAGAAGGCTGAAATGTATTACCAGAGGCGGCCTTTGCTTGTCACTCATGTTGAAAATTTCTATCGTATGTACCGTTCTCTCGCTGAGCGTTACGACAATGTGACTGTGGAATTACGAAAGAACATCCCTTCGTCTCTACAATCACAGGGCTCAGGTATATCTGAATCTGATTCTGAGGCACAGTCTACTTCCCCATCtcctgagaaaaaaaagacaccaAAACAGAAGAGTAAAATAAGAGCAGCTGGCTTTGACGTCTTCCTTGGTTCTGGTGGAAGCTCAGACATCTCCAAAAAGGGTAGTGAtggatcatcatcatcttcttctgaatCTGATTCCGAGGTTGATGAAGTGGGAGAAGAAAATGGCAATGGGGTTTCTTATGCACTGAATGAACGGATTATTGAGCTAGAAGATGAGCTTCAGGAAGCAAGGGAGAAACTTGAGGCACTTGAGGAAAAGAATGTGCGCTGTCAATGTGAAAAACTTGAGGAGAAGTTGCTGGCTTCACAGTCTGAAATCAACAGCCTTCAGAAGGATCTTGAAGAAAAAGTCTCTTGTTTGGAGAATCTCAAAGAAGTTACCAGCGGAAAGGAGGATTTGGAAGCTGCGGCTCTGGAGAACAAGAACACTATCAAGGTTTTAGAAGGAGAAATGGCCTCAGCAGCTGAGCATTACGAGCACCAACTTTCATATCGTGACCTTGAAATTGAGAAGTGCAAGCAGGAGCTTGAGCAGGTATCTCAGAAGTATTCCCATGATAAGTCTACTCTTGAGACTGAAATAAAGAAGCTCCAAGAAGCAGTCAAGAATCTGGAAGGGGACCTAGTGAAAATGTCACAAGAGAAATTACAGCTTGAGGCCCAGGTTATGGAGCTTGAACAAACATCTCACAGCCTAAATGATTCATCTGCTGAGATTACGAAGCTACAAAAACTTATCAAGGATCTGCAAGCAAGATTGGAGAATGATTCAAATGAGAAGAGAGTACTTGAGGAACGTGCTATCAAGTTTGAGCAAATTCATAGGGAGCTCGAGCATTCAAGGGCTGAAACTGTGGAGCTACAAAATACAATCAAGAACCTGAAAGGTGACCTAGAAGGAGCTTTTCAAGAGAAATCAAAGTTGGAGGGCTGTGTCAAGGATCTGGAACAGGCAATTGCTCATaatttggagaaattctcgCTTGAAAAGTCCCCTCTTAGTGCTGAGATCTTACAACTGTCAGAAGCTAATGCTTCTCTTGAAGGCAAGTTGACATCCACAGAGGAGCAGCTTAAGCAACTTCATGCCGAGAAGGGAGAAGCATCCCTTGAGAGTGAGAAGCTGATCTCTGAATTGAGTCAAGATATTGACAACCTTAAGACAAAGCTCGAGTTATTGTCTTCAGAGAAAGCTGCAGTTGATAACAAGGTGTCTAGTTTGCTGACTGATCTGACGACTCGCGATGAAAAGATAAATGAGATGGGCAGCCACTTGCACCAGCTTCACCTGGAGCATGTCAAGCTGATCGCAGAGGCAGATACCGCCCGGCAGTCCGTGTCGGACCTCCGTGCACAGGTGCATGAGCTCGAGGAAGAGGTTGAGAAGCAGAAGCTTATGATATTCGACAGCGCAGAGGGGAAGCGGGAGGCGATCAGGCAGCTCTGCTTCTCGCTTGATCACTACCGTCATGGGTATCAGCAGCTCCGGCAGGTTCTGCAGGGCCACAAGAGGCCAATGGTGATGGCAACTTGA
- the LOC106866247 gene encoding protein NETWORKED 4A, which translates to MKPPLERNPTKKRHSWWWDSHISPKNSKWLAENLEEMDKQVKEMVQLIEEDGDSFAKKAQMYYQRRPMLITHVENFYRMYRALAERYDNVTGELRKNIPSRLHSPGSLTGSECGSELQRSPSPSPEPHKSWTREQSPRAAGFDFFLSNKSYDSPSSRKEPESASQSESDAKSEDCEDDGIAYTLHQRVLELEDELNVANQKLRDANEKLEVFEEKSLRCHCDCKENGNGANYATKIEDIEGELRSTRERLLSSQEEINNLQRSFGNLSEEHFGLMKQNKELGADIVNLKEEVVSARRRFDDKLSESDAEISKYRQELAAASKRLLQEKSTNSAEVTKLQETIQGTRRKLEEVSEEKSLVEDLVKELEEANAEAEKQRQELIHATEMLSEDKFRHEAEILTMQQSIEDLKPELESITKEKSLLRSWFADLERVVERGRSVVQE; encoded by the exons ATGAAGCCACCTTTGGAAAGGAACCCCACCAAGAAGCGCCATTCATGGTGGTGGGACAGTCACATTAGCCCCAAGAACTCGAAATGGCTTGCAGAAAACCTGGAAG AAATGGACAAGCAAGTGAAGGAAATGGTGCAGCTGATTGAGGAGGATGGTGACTCCTTTGCGAAGAAAGCACAAATGTATTACCAGAGGCGTCCAATGCTCATCACCCATGTCGAGAATTTCTACCGCATGTACCGCGCTTTAGCTGAGCGCTACGACAATGTCACTGGTGAACTGCGCAAGAACATCCCTTCAAGGCTGCATTCGCCAGGATCTTTAACCGGTTCCGAGTGTGGTTCTGAGTTGCAAAGGTCGCCCTCGCCGTCTCCCGAGCCACACAAGTCCTGGACAAGGGAACAGAGCCCTAGAGCTGCAGGCTTCGACTTCTTCCTGAGCAACAAGAGCTATGATTCGCCATCCTCAAGGAAGGAGCCTGAGTCTGCTTCACAGTCAGAGTCTGATGCCAAGTCTGAAGATTGTGAGGATGATGGCATTGCCTACACATTGCATCAGAGGGTTCTTGAGCTTGAGGATGAGCTCAATGTAGCGAACCAGAAATTGCGTGATGCAAACGAGAAGCTCGAGGTATTCGAGGAGAAGAGCCTGAGGTGCCATTGCGATTGTAAAGAAAATGGAAATGGTGCTAATTATGCTACAAAAATTGAAGACATTGAGGGAGAGCTCAGGTCGACGAGGGAGAGGCTGCTGTCTTCACAAGAGGAGATCAACAATCTCCAAAGGAGCTTCGGAAATCTGTCAGAAGAGCACTTTGGTCTGATGAAGCAAAACAAGGAACTGGGGGCTGACATTGTCAATCTGAAGGAAGAAGTGGTTTCAGCTAGGCGGCGTTTCGACGACAAACTATCCGAGAGCGATGCCGAGATCAGCAAATACAGGCAAGAGCTTGCTGCCGCATCCAAAAGGCTGCTGCAGGAGAAGTCCACCAACAGTGCAGAGGTAACCAAGCTGCAAGAAACGATCCAGGGCACCAGGCGCAAGCTAGAGGAAGTTTCAGAAGAGAAATCTCTAGTGGAGGACCTGGTGAAGGAGCTGGAGGAAGCCAATGCTGAAGCAGAGAAGCAAAGGCAGGAGCTCATCCATGCCACTGAAATGCTCTCGGAAGACAAGTTCAGACATGAAGCTGAGATCCTGACGATGCAGCAGAGCATCGAAGATCTGAAACCGGAACTCGAGAGCATCACGAAAGAGAAATCGTTGCTGAGATCGTGGTTCGCTGATCTGGAGAGGGTCGTGGAGCGGGGAAGGAGCGTTGTCCAGGAATAA